A single genomic interval of candidate division WOR-3 bacterium harbors:
- a CDS encoding tetratricopeptide repeat protein, translating to MLKEPQTKPIVLVFHGGAGTGKSRLRRELAKLADSRQNTADRGGATATLDFDVPVHRQPDAALLHLRTSIGTPGGTAGRESGDSPSEREDARYSPRFRGTVPVMFPSFDIAYAVLWQKAHPDTALRSEEGGERREEAQIQNDERGILEPNSLIARLLDDSGKLPTIGLIPKISKLLAASLESSNPRTLESFLIDWWQRRGERELEDLPQMEPAAIVEQLPRLWASDMKDALRAESRESGVGSSPPGNDSPLSTPHSLRMVLFVDSYEKLWGIGDEGRRSTDEVQKTDAWVRELVKQLPEVLWVISGRQKLRWEEAEKEWAGVLNQHELGPLPEQSARQFLSGCGITDEPIQDAIAKGSQGLPHYLNLAVDTFQEIEQSGQRAASTGSSPSSSQAGTEESAKSERRAPSLRMESPEELFTQFIRHLDQPEIATLEVLSASRYWNYGLFEHLLTEYQTGYPLESYDDLSRFSFVGEGAAPETRTMHDLMREALQEHQAPELRKRVHLFLHEYYAKQLEGLDVKGITEKDKAALTEAFYHGRQAKSAEELWSWLKAARDVFTKAGQHRLLTPLLREMVQALENELGRNHADTATALWYLAWNLEGFGHGDEAEPLLRRALATLEKELGQGHPLVLQCLHEFGNLLINWARYDEAEVLFRRAVGVYDKNPDKSVDAGMRALVDLADVLWRKGQSAESEVQFRRALATAEDDRRPDSWWLVTTLGGLACTLRDQRRNAEAEPLLRRALAIAENVRSADRYPVGTTAGHLAWVLHDLGRYAECVPLRQLSCKIKEEILGADHWMTAVSVSNLGGALLRLGRYAEAEARFRRALAAHDKWMGFDHPDTIRMTVNLASALTRQGNYGEAEPIILNAIATCEKKLGPDNPVTASALFWAGIIYSDQGRYAEAEGFLRRALDIQTTKRGHEHPNTLAYIDALASLDDLRGKHAEAESLYRDVLEKRTRALGSEHPDVAETADNLAGLCFRDGRYAEAEALYRRALTVREKVFGPESPFVAGTLDGLAKVCEQTNRAAEAQELSARAKAIRDKAAAAAQAQAPSEKTAGSSQ from the coding sequence GTGCTCAAAGAGCCACAGACCAAACCTATCGTCCTCGTCTTTCACGGTGGGGCCGGCACGGGCAAGTCCAGGCTGCGCAGGGAACTGGCAAAGCTAGCGGACAGTAGACAGAATACAGCCGACAGGGGCGGAGCAACCGCCACGCTGGACTTCGATGTCCCCGTTCACCGCCAACCTGATGCTGCGCTGCTTCACCTGCGCACGTCCATCGGTACGCCGGGGGGCACGGCCGGGCGCGAAAGCGGGGACAGTCCCTCGGAGCGCGAGGACGCGCGGTACAGTCCCCGTTTTCGCGGTACAGTCCCCGTGATGTTCCCGAGCTTCGACATTGCCTATGCCGTCCTCTGGCAGAAAGCCCATCCGGACACGGCGCTAAGGAGTGAGGAGGGAGGAGAGAGGAGGGAGGAGGCACAGATCCAGAATGACGAACGAGGAATCCTGGAACCGAACTCGCTCATTGCCCGACTTCTGGACGACTCCGGCAAGCTTCCGACTATCGGTCTGATTCCCAAGATCTCGAAGCTCCTTGCCGCCTCACTGGAATCCTCGAATCCTCGAACCCTTGAATCCTTCCTCATCGACTGGTGGCAGCGCAGAGGCGAACGCGAGCTCGAGGACCTGCCGCAGATGGAGCCCGCGGCCATCGTGGAGCAACTGCCTAGGCTCTGGGCGTCCGACATGAAGGATGCCCTGCGGGCAGAGAGTAGGGAATCGGGAGTCGGGAGTAGTCCGCCTGGAAACGACTCCCCACTCTCCACTCCCCACTCCCTCCGCATGGTTCTATTCGTAGACTCCTACGAGAAGCTGTGGGGAATCGGAGACGAAGGACGAAGGTCGACGGACGAGGTACAGAAGACCGACGCCTGGGTACGGGAGTTGGTGAAGCAGTTGCCTGAGGTCCTGTGGGTGATATCAGGCAGGCAGAAGTTGCGCTGGGAGGAAGCAGAGAAGGAATGGGCCGGTGTTCTGAACCAGCACGAGCTCGGCCCGCTGCCCGAGCAATCGGCCCGGCAGTTCCTGAGTGGGTGTGGCATCACCGATGAGCCGATACAGGATGCAATCGCCAAGGGCAGCCAGGGACTGCCACATTACCTGAACCTGGCCGTGGATACATTTCAGGAGATAGAACAGTCCGGGCAGCGCGCGGCAAGCACAGGCTCAAGCCCAAGCTCAAGCCAGGCGGGCACAGAGGAAAGTGCGAAGTCCGAACGCCGAGCGCCGAGTTTGAGAATGGAAAGTCCAGAAGAGCTGTTTACGCAGTTCATCCGGCACTTGGACCAGCCGGAGATAGCGACCCTCGAAGTCCTGTCGGCATCCCGCTACTGGAACTACGGATTGTTTGAACACCTTCTCACCGAGTATCAGACCGGGTATCCGCTGGAATCATACGACGACCTGAGCCGGTTCTCGTTTGTCGGCGAGGGTGCCGCGCCCGAGACCCGGACGATGCACGACTTGATGCGTGAGGCGCTGCAGGAGCACCAGGCGCCGGAGTTGCGCAAGCGCGTGCACCTGTTCCTGCACGAGTACTACGCGAAGCAGCTTGAGGGTCTGGACGTCAAGGGCATCACCGAGAAGGACAAGGCGGCCCTCACCGAGGCCTTCTACCATGGGAGGCAGGCCAAGAGCGCCGAGGAACTCTGGTCCTGGCTCAAGGCCGCACGTGACGTTTTCACCAAAGCCGGTCAGCACCGACTGCTCACACCGCTCTTACGAGAGATGGTCCAGGCGCTGGAGAACGAACTTGGACGGAATCACGCAGACACCGCGACTGCACTCTGGTACCTCGCATGGAATCTTGAGGGCTTTGGGCATGGTGATGAAGCAGAGCCACTGTTGCGCCGAGCCTTGGCGACGCTTGAGAAAGAGCTGGGGCAAGGGCATCCGCTCGTGCTACAGTGCCTGCATGAGTTTGGAAATCTGCTCATAAACTGGGCGCGCTACGACGAAGCCGAGGTCCTCTTCCGGCGCGCCGTCGGAGTGTACGACAAAAACCCGGACAAGTCCGTGGATGCCGGAATGCGCGCGCTCGTGGACTTGGCTGATGTTCTGTGGCGGAAAGGCCAGTCTGCCGAGTCCGAGGTGCAGTTTCGTCGGGCACTGGCGACCGCCGAGGATGACAGAAGACCGGATTCCTGGTGGCTTGTCACTACCTTGGGAGGCCTCGCTTGTACGCTTCGCGACCAACGCCGCAATGCCGAGGCCGAACCATTACTCCGCCGCGCGCTGGCGATAGCGGAGAATGTTCGCAGTGCCGACCGATACCCGGTGGGGACGACCGCGGGGCACTTGGCGTGGGTGCTACATGACCTCGGCCGATATGCAGAATGTGTGCCGCTCCGTCAGCTGAGCTGCAAGATCAAAGAAGAGATTCTGGGAGCGGACCATTGGATGACGGCGGTAAGTGTGAGCAACCTTGGTGGTGCCCTGCTCAGGCTGGGTCGGTATGCCGAGGCTGAGGCGCGGTTCCGGCGAGCTCTGGCAGCGCATGACAAGTGGATGGGATTTGACCATCCCGACACCATCCGGATGACCGTGAATCTGGCCAGCGCACTGACGAGGCAGGGCAACTACGGAGAGGCCGAGCCGATTATCCTGAACGCAATCGCAACCTGTGAGAAGAAGCTCGGTCCGGACAATCCGGTGACTGCATCTGCTCTCTTCTGGGCCGGCATCATATACAGTGACCAGGGGCGATACGCCGAAGCCGAGGGTTTTCTGCGCCGCGCCCTGGACATCCAGACCACAAAACGCGGTCACGAGCACCCGAATACACTGGCCTATATTGACGCGCTGGCGTCGCTGGATGACCTGCGAGGCAAACACGCCGAGGCAGAATCGCTCTATCGGGACGTGCTGGAGAAGCGAACGCGAGCCCTGGGCTCGGAGCATCCCGACGTCGCCGAGACCGCAGACAACCTCGCCGGGCTCTGCTTTCGCGACGGTCGCTATGCAGAAGCCGAGGCCCTCTACCGCCGTGCGCTGACCGTTCGAGAGAAGGTGTTCGGTCCGGAAAGCCCTTTCGTGGCAGGGACACTCGACGGTCTGGCCAAGGTCTGCGAACAGACCAACCGGGCTGCCGAGGCGCAGGAACTTTCCGCCCGCGCCAAAGCAATCCGCGACAAAGCCGCGGCGGCAGCTCAAGCGCAAGCCCCAAGCGAGAAGACAGCAGGTAGCAGTCAGTAG